Below is a window of Macadamia integrifolia cultivar HAES 741 chromosome 8, SCU_Mint_v3, whole genome shotgun sequence DNA.
AACCCCAGAAGGGCTGGAAAACTttagaagtaaaagaaaagaccTAAACAAAACGATCATTGAGAacacaaataaaaaagatgagttTAATACAAGTGGACCATATTATAAAGtgtttttttatattgtaaagTTGGAAAGATTGGTTTAAAAAGAGGGTGGATCATGTTGCCACGGTAAAGTTGTTTAATTGTGATCAAGTGGTTGATGGGTTCGAATTAGAATACAGTTTTTGTGTAAAAAACAGAGTAAGATTGCTTATATTATAACCACAATCGATAGGTCTAGTCTCAGTCAATGTCGATCAGATTTTTGGGTTGAGTCTTACATTGACATTCTTGATCATTAATTGATAGGTGTAAGTGATTGTGCCTACAAATTTTACTCAATAAACCACTTTGCAATCATATTAAATGTTACTTTTATGGAATAAGCCTTTATAATTAGAGAAAATCAACCTCGGATAAAATATCActattaaataataattaaaaaaaaaaaagatcaaaactCACTTGTGCGTTATATTGTGCATTTTGTTTCGTCAACTTAGTAGAAGTACACAAAAACCCAACTGACTAATTGTGTTGTTGGAATATAGTTCAACAGTTTAGAGATATAAACGGATTGGATGTGAGTGGATCTAGATATCCCCCTCACTGGATACAATATGAATCAAATCCAGATTTCTATTATCAATTTACATCCCAAAGTTGTGTAACCTGAACCTTTCTCCCCATGAAAGATACATTTCACTCTCAATTAAAGGAATTGATATACTTTGttacttaacaaaaaaaatataaaaaaatccatgtATATATGTTATAAATAATCCATTTGATGCATAAGGAGGGGTTGGATGAATTAAGAACCGAATGAAATGAAAATGAGAAATAAGAATGAATCGTTATTCATATAACAAGGGTGGATTACATttgaaaaaacaacaaaaattttttatgaagtaaaacaaggaaaaaaaggcaaCCCCCACCCTCTTTAGACACAGACCTAAAGGAGTTGAGAGAAGTTCCCAAAAGCAAGCAGGGTATCATCCCAAAAGACAAGAAATTTAGTAGTGGAATACTAAACAGAATTACAATCGAAAATAAATGTAATAATCTGCATCCCCTTTTACTAAAGAAATTAAATCAAAAGGGAAGAGGACAACCTATTCATTAATCATTTGGAATAAAGCAATAAAGTTGGTTGGTTAACTTTTCTCCAGACGTGCTTGATCTCACACTGAATTATATACAATAGATGTTGTCACAAATGAATCATATTATGGTgcaataattattttttttttaaaagaataaattaaagaatttttttatgatattaaaTAATTACACAAAAACAATAATATATAAGTTATTGATTATTGATGTAATCAATTTCCAATAACCTAAACATTTGCATGATGTGCGTATGATTAGAATTTTCCTTGTACTATGATGTGGGTATAAGATTACTCCAGCTCAGGACATTTCTTAGCTTCTTAAATTTTAAGAAAACATGAACCATTAtccaaaaaatgtaaaatttataGAATTTTAGAAAAGGAAAACCATCGTGAAtgacataaaattaaaaataaaaacaccaTTAATTAAGTCACATATAAATGGGATTAATTCATTTCTTCATAGCTCCTTGTTCAACCAGCAACCTATACCAATAATAAATTCGGCAATCTTAGTACCCCATCCAATCCCACCTCAACCCCCTCCCCCCNNNNNNNNNNNNNNNNNNNNaaaaaaaaagataatccaAGAGAAGAATTCATAATATGATTCCACTAAAATTAATGGTATTACTTCAAGGAAAAATTATCCCTTGGACCATGTGGTAAGGTTCACCATGTGATCCTAGGGTTGGAGATCCCGCgtcctcctccctcctccccgtGTGGCCTTGATTCCATGCAATGAATGTTCACCATGGTCTTGGGAAGCTCGGTCCTTACTTcataagaaataaagaaagataaggaaaaaaaaaggtcaattaTCTGAATATTTCTTTATACCCAATTCCCTTGCAGAAATATATAAACCCTAATAAGGCAAGGACCAAACTAATTCGGCATGCTATTGCTCTATATCATAAGTAAGGCTTACTAATGCATGACAAGGACATGAAATtattaccaaataaaaaaaaaagacaagtacACATAAAAGATTCTTATATAAAAACAAGAAACACATTTTTCATGCGAATTACCTATGAAGAGGGAGGAAAAAAGCATTGTTGAAAGAAGAGATGTGTTTGATTTTCAAATATTCTCACATTCTTCTATGGAAAATGACCTTAGAAGAAAAATATGCGAAATAATGataacttttgagaataatATGATgataagtcactttcaaataattttaaaattcttttcttatctcTACCTCGAAGACCTTCTGGaaataagacaaaagaaaattcaaaagaaggtTAAAAGTTTTGAGCATACCTGCAATCCCAATATATAAACAAAATTGATTTgaagtcctctctctctctctcttttaaccCCAAAAAAGTGGTTCCAGCAACATATGGGCTCCTTTTACTGCATAGATAGACGacatgcataaaaaaataaaaaaacaaaaaaactacattttgaataaaataatttgaaaatgcgCAACTGCTAGAACTTCAATCACCATGCATGTTGTAaactataagagagagagagagttggtaAGCTTGTGTTGACTTAATATTAAAGAAAAGACTAACGAGCAAAACACCGAACAAGGGATTCATGCACATACCATATATTTTGATAACAcaattgaaaacaaaaagaacatcATGGGAGGCAAGAAACCTTGTGGGAAGCACTGCTCCAATTTTAAATGTATAGTAACAGTTATCATGGTTTGCATCATCTCTTTACCTAAATGGGTTCGCATGTTCCATTTTTTATATTCTAAGTTCTGCTCGTGAAATCTTCCATTTGTATGTTTCCATCTAAGCATGGCATCAATGACAAATAAACCTCACAGTAGCATTGAGGATAGGTGATTTACCAATCAAACTTTGCAATAATGGAAGGTTTTGGCCATAATGACTATTTTGATGTATACGTATGGATCGATAAACATCGATATATCTACCCCTACTAGCATATTGTATCGGCCATGCTATCTTTTTTGTTGATTCTGTTGGTTCTAGATTAGAAAAGGAAGTAAGGAGAAgtaaaattgatttaaaaaaaaaaaaattaaaattttataatcatgATTGTGCAATCTCCTTAAAATTCTTATGATAATTTGTAATTACAATTTTGATATGTAAcctctaattttctttttaaactgAGAGATTTTGTTGGGAAGTAACAATTATATTTAGAATGTTTTGGACATGGTTCCATGACCATTGCGaaagtttaaattttaaaggtTCGTGTTAACATCATTTCTCTTACAACCCAGACACATCGATCTATTGTggatataatatatatatgcaaAGGTAGTGACTTCCCTTTGACGAGGTTAATCAAAATTGAAGACTCTTACTATATGGTCATAGTTGAAATTGTCAATTGATCCAATATCAACTAAGTTCATACTATTCCTAACTTTGATTCATTAACTTCGAATGCTAATCATTAACTTAGTTCAAaagatttattttctatttaattgatattattttataaaaatcaatttaAGCCTCACCTTGATTATTTCATTATTCCACTGCTCGCAAATGTAGGTAGAATTAGGGTCCTTAGTAATAAAGAACAAACTttaattactttcttttttggtaaagaactTCAAATACTTTCATTGCTTAATTAGTTTGTCAAGATTTGTAGGCGAAGCTAATAGTCAATTTTAACCCCAAATTTATGAATATTGTTATTTCATTCAAAGCCTGTAGAGGTGAAGCTGATAGTCAATCAAACCAGACTGTTGCCTATTGTATGTGCATCCCAATAAAAGTGAATTATTATAGAGAATTACTCAAGTCAAGATCAATAGCATTGTCTAATGGGAATAGTTGAATGGAGGCTAAGAAGATAGATAAATAAACCCCCTTACATATATTACAAGGGTATACCTCCCTCCCCTTCCCaattaaaaagacaaaaaaaatgcaaatggaACAAAGATcctaaaattttgaaactttttgGTCCCAATCAACCTTTCAAAACTTATGAGAATAATAGGTctctcaattttaaaatttcactaAGGCCATGTGGTCCATGTTATTGCATTATTCCATTCTAGTTGATCATGTCAAAGATGATCTCTTCTTTAACAGTTactaatttattaataagaataagaataaaattataataattctAGATTGTCTCTGatatgatttctgttttgaatTCACTGTTATATCAAAGTTCATGAGTTTTAATATTGTAATCGTCGATCACTCTTGTGCATTAATTATTTTATGGCAAAACCAAAATTAAGTTATGCCATGGTGACATAATTTCGATCACATTAATCATATTTATCCAGaatcaaaatttaattattaaatccTAATTTTCAGCTTAGAATACTACAATACCACTAATGTTGATCTCACCATTATGTAGAATTTCTCTAATTTACTCTGCTTCTATACACGATTTGGAAATTGTTCTTTATATTTTGCCATTTCATTGTTTCAGGCTCTTCCTCAGAAAGATCGATGTGCCGTTGTAGTCGATCATTTGTCATCTAGACAACAAGCCCAATTCACATCTGGGTAGGATTCAATGTCTTTCACTTATTCTAAGGTTAGTTCATActttttttgtttatgaaaaataaagagagttTTTTGAGCAAGAGGCATGGAAGAGCTCACCAAATAAGTATGGTAAACGGTATCATATGTTGGAAGACAATGAAATCATTTTAtatgaggaagagagagagagatagatacactAAGGTGCTAGTGTACCCTATCCTCAATGACTCATAGAACCCtttttagggggaaaaaaaaatggaaaacttaCATTTGAATGTTTCATGCCTTAAATTTCGTTGCCCCTTCCTTTCATTAGATGCCTAATGTTTCTCTCTCCCACCTTTGGTTTTTCAAATTTGTTCATTTTACTTGGAGTGCGGTGGTAGTGATTAGTGGTAGGTTAGTAGGTCTAAAGCTAAAAGAAGGttaattgaactttgatttcacTTAACACCCAACGTACGTCTTTACCAACTTATCAAGAtaattttttctattgattttgggTGATTAAATTTTAGCTTTCTAAGAAAATGCTATGATCAAAATGTCTTCACACTTGACATTTAAAAGGACACATTTATTTGTtaaccagaaagaaaaaaaaaaaaagaggacacATTTATATCATCAAAGTAAAAGCAATAAGAAGAAGCATTTGTATTGCCTAGAAGGAGCAATTAATTCATCATCTCTCACTTTTTATTACTCACACTGCTTTTATTcttattacccaaaaaataaaaataaaaaacctctTATTCTTGAGtttccattttgtttttctatCCACATTCACACGGTTTAATCTACTTAGGCCAGGAAGGTTGCATTCATTTTGTTAGGAAAAGTGTTGCTTTGCTTAGAAGTGTGAAATTCTCTAATATGATTTTCTTTACGAGATCATCTACATGCAACTGGATGGATGTAAATGTTGAAATGAAAACTTAATCATTATatagaaaacaaaatgaaatgaGAACGAAAAAGAATCACACCCACAATACAAGAATATAAGTAACTTGGTTAGGTGTCTATGTCCACGGAGAGACGATAACATCCTTCACTTAGGGAGAAAAGGGTTACAAGCTCTCTTACTtttctataaaagaaaaatatctctTCTTAACGGTACTCTATGTTTATAAAAGGATCTCTCGTAACCTTAATAACCTCATCACtaaaaatttatagaaaaagcaaaaagatataatttttcaagttaCCCCCATATAAATTCACTTCATTTTCAAGACAAGCCATGGCTCAAACTACAGAATACAACACACCAATCATCAATTGTGAAGACTTGCAGCTCAAATTTAAATGTTGGAATATATTATTCATCTTCATTTACTTGTTCATCATATGCTCAAggtcaatttttcttttaatagatatataatatttaataaggttaaaaaaaaaatctaactttctatttgaatttttataattGAAATGGTCAAACAAAATCCGATATATGTTGGATTAGGTGAGGAttgtcatgactcatgactcaTGACTCATGACTCATGACTCATGCCATTAACAGGTCTgccttctaccaaaaagaaaaatactggCCTGCCGCTTTTATTTACATAAATATTCCTAGATACCTTTCTCCCCCCATGTGATTAATCATGTAATCACtgtctttattttgttttaggcCTATGTGATTCTAAACTCCAAGTAAACTACAAAAATTAATTGTACATACAATTAAATGTCTATTTTTTTTAGAGGGGTGGGTGTGGGTAAACAATGAAAAGTCTAGTTTGACTGCATATGCTAACTCTATATCTCAAATTGTTAGGCCATCTAATACTGATAGGAGATCTAAATCCATCCAAAAGGAGCGTTCTTGATACCTAaatcatcccccccccccccccccNNNNNNNNNNNNNNNNNNNNcccccccccaccaaaaaaaaaattcaattccatGTAGCGGATGACCGGTGATATCTAATACCTACTAACTAAAAATAGTGTAATACCAATTCTATTCTATCAACAGTAGTAATACATTCTTGTCTCATACATTCTTTTGTAGTTAGTTTACCTAGTATACATGATGTAGCAAAGGATGAAGAAACGATCATGAAAaatgtttcctttttatttgatAAACATTAGAAGCAAATTGTATATTCTCATGTTTCAATTGGAtttatgctacatatacctcactgttaaaaaaaaaaatttccactaAGAAAACCCCTCTATTATTAGTTAGTAGAAGGTGGTGAACTGTATATTAACTAGTTGCAATAATGTAATCACTTGcaaggaagagagagggataggtatgccgccgatatcaagtatgccaggggatagcaccaataggaacacataaTGGAATATCATTCAAGAAGAATATGAGGGTTATTTCAGAAAAAAGGGAAGATTAATGGTGCtagtatacttgatatcggcggcatacccaaccttttccctgcAAGGAAATCATTTCATACATCTACTacttattcattttattttagtttccatAATGTTcatccatgaaaaaaaaaaatcttataataCTTCTAAATGGGCATAACTCATGTTATATTAGTTTGAGCAACATAAAGTCATTCTCTTTCTAGATTCCCAAGCTGACCTAGTAAATGagtttttaatccttttttggCATGAGTGGTGATTCATGTTTGATCTTTTATGtgtgtctttttttcttttttgagtacataaaataacagaaaatcaaTAAAACTTATTTATTATAGTAATATCTcaaattaattgaataaaaaaaatccactaaCTCGCAAATTTTTCCGATTCTAGATTGAATCTTTTCTCTAATTCTGATATTTTCAACCTTGAAAAATAGACCAAGTCAACTGTATACAAAATATTGTACAAAGAAggcacctaaaaaaaaatcaatatttttaattatataattaaaaattctCACATATCATTTTTTATGCTTATACGAAAATAATACTCATTTTgttattaatttttcttcttgatgatAACATTAGAATGAAGACAGCAAGATGTGAAGGCAAATTAAAATTAGATTATTATATCTTATAATTACTAGATGACTAAGTCTATCATTGAAATATCTATATTAATCCAAAATATAATCATTTTCTTGACCAACTGGATGAGCTTATCAAAATCTGAGAAGCCACAGAACTTGAAGCTCCAAAAAGCTCCTAATCATGATTACATCACTTCCTGAGATGAGAAGCTAGGTTGCGGCTAACCCATATGGTAAAAGCAAATGCCttgagccactcccctcaagacCAGGAGGATATAGACATCATTGTTCTTTAGGGAGACTATAAGTAGTATTAAGTAAGATAGAGAGCCTTGGACTTTGAGCTTCTTTACAAAGTCACATCACAACTAGCCAATTCAATCCAATCCAAAGCATCCCCATCTCATCCCCACTTGCTAATTATTGTTatataataaaggaaaataaaaataggtttGGAGTACAAGTTTTGTTCACAGTGGTTTTTTGGTGGCTTTAGCAGGTGAGACAGACAGACGGTCCTTGACTTGCTCATTTTGTCCTTGTTTTTGCTTAACAAAGGATTCACTACAAAATACACATTCCTTAAtcaccgagagagagagagagagagagagagagagatgtgtcTGTTTGATATGAAGTTGAACCTGAACCAACCAAAACAAAGGCATGGGTTGTTAGAAAAGAGATGAAGCCAATGAGTCTTGAACGTTCAATTAGTGATCCAAGAGTTGGGAGGAACTCAGACATATATTTTAATACattaatgtatatccccatgtccttccaactcttggatcacTAATTCAACACCTAATTGGATTATAATCTTTTTCCAGAGTTTCGTGGCATGCCAATAACATAAAAATGGATTTGGTGCGGGTTGCCATCTAGCATCACAAGGTCTTAAAACATTGAACCTGATACAGGATCAGCCTTCGTCAATTCTGAGTCAAATCATATTAGAATGAGAATTGGCTAAAATTGCCCTTATTGGGTCTAACTTGGTTGGACTTAGCATGCATAAAATTGGGTTTAAGCAGAATAGGCCAATCAATTTCAAATCGATTGGCCAATTCAAATATCATTTTTAAACAATCCTTGCTAGGCATCTTACATCCGGTCTTGAATAGCCCTTTAAAATAACAACTCAACTTTATCCCATCTAAATGTGATCACCTGAAAAGCCCTTCAAAACTTTGATTAAAATTTTGTTGACATTGGTGGCCTATGCACTAACTACAATAGAATTGGTTtgagaaaccctagaatcggtcAACTTGATGAATATTTCAATGATTTCTCCGTTTTTCTTCAAGAATTGACCATATCAATTGTCAAGATTTGGGATTAGTGATCTCCAGAAGCAATTAGCCAATCTAATTTCCAACTCTTGAAACCATGACTCTACCATGTGATGGCTAGAGCGCTAGACCCACATTGGGATGGATCCAGCTCATCTCCAATTTTAATCGTCTAGTTATCTCTTTGCACGCGACATTTGTacattttcatgaaaatttgAGGCATTTGAGAGGTTAAAATAgaattgaattttaaaaaactccTATAATTattagattttgaaaatatgcttatacaatatatatatatatatataaaaagagaTAATTGTACAAGAATTGAAGACGAGCCAAATCTGAGTCAAATCCCCCTGGGACCAACATCTTTCTGGTTCAACTTCAGATGCGGGATGGATAACAATATctacacacaaacacacaaatTGAAACACTAGCTAGTGTTAAAAGTCCAAGTCCAAATCCAAGCCCAATCCTTTTTAAAATTCGATAGCCTGTGTGGCCCAGTCAGGCGGTAATAAAAACAGGCAGTAGAAAAGAGGCATTGACCGCACACCAGACAATCTCCTTCACGTTACAGTAAAATATTAAAttccctccccctctctctctcttatatccTCTTGGCCCGTCTCTGTCGTCGCAGAGATTCACAGACAGTAGCCGAAGAAGTAATTGAGCACTGCTGGTTGGGGAAGGCCATTTACGAACCGCGTGTCTTCAATTAAAATCCAAAGCCCCACTACTTtattgaatctctctctctctctctctctctctctctctctcgttaatTATTAAATAAAGATCTCAACCTCTTCCCACTTCCAATGCCAATGccaattccaatttcaattccaatagCTCCTGTGGAAGGACAACAACAAAAGCTCAGGTCCTCCCCATAAAAAGCCAATCTTtttccttccctctctctctctctctctctctctctcgcaatTTCTAATAGCAGACATAGAAAACTAAAGGGGCCGGCCCAGGGCCTGCCAGGCTTCAGTGGAATCTGATCTTCGATTCTGGAAAGGCTGGAAGGGAACAAAGACAACAGAAAAAACGAAGAGGTGGAGAGGAACAGAGGAACAGAGGAACAGAGGAACCGAGTTTGTTttgtgaaatacaaaaataaggTAAATGAAGTGCAAGAGGCACCCTACTGACCTCAGCAGCGGTGTTGGCGTCTGCGCTTCTTGTCTCCGTGAACGCCTCTTCGCCCTCATCGTTGCCCAAACTCGACAACAAGCCTTAATCCAAGCTGAGGCAGAGGCTGAGGCAGAAGATCGCCGGAAATCTGACTCCCACCACCCACCTCCACTCATCTTTCCCCGCTCCGTCTCTCCTTACATTTATCGCGGCTCCATTAACGAACACCACCAATTTGATCCGCGCTTCTACACGACTACCCAGGTGGGCCCCAACTCTGTCCCCATCTCTGCTCCTAACTCCACCAGCTTTACTGCCGGCGCTGCGCCCAAGAAGAAGCACAGTAAGTTCTCGTTCTTTGCATTTCTGTTTGGCTCCAAATCGGAAGAAGCAGAAGCAAATGGTCCACATCCCAGAGATCCAAAGGTCTCCAGGTCCAGGTCGCCTATACCTACCTCTCCATCTTCcccatcttcttcacaaacCTGGTTCTCTACCCTCGTCCCCAATCGCCGGAAGAAACAATCTCGTCTCTTCTCCGTAGAAGACGTCAATGCCACCGACGGCGGCCGTCGAGTATCTCGCCGAGACGATCGTGGATTGTCGCCGGTGAGAACCACCGTTGAAGAACACTACCCAGAATATGATCACTCGAGTGGTTACTCGGCGGAATGTTCACCGCACCAGCGGAAGCAGGGATTGCAGCAGCCTCAACCAACGCCGCCGCAGACGACACCGACGAGGGATCGCCGGCGAGGGCAACATAATCGGAATGCTTCGGGGTTGGCTGTGTGTTTTAGCCCGTTGGTGAGGGGGAGCCCAAGTAGGAACCCCCGGAATGTAGGGTCCTCTCACGTCTGGTGATATAGGGTTCTCCTCGGGAGGTTCTTTGAGCTTCGAGTGGAGCCGCATCTGTTGTCGACGGCTGCTTTGTTCTGTAAGAACAGATTGAGAAAACTTCCAGATGTCGGAAGGTACAACAGTTAACAACCCGACAACCCTTGATGTTGATGACCATTTGACTATGATAGtagatacaattttttttggtacgCTTTTGAATTGTAATTTTGTGAGCTTTTACCTATAATCCTGCAACCTCAACAACTCTCTCTTGTTTTCTGTACTGATCAGTCCAGAAAATTttaattacaaaattaaattctctttctctatctcccaTGTCTCTTCCTCTTGGGTAAACATCAAAAGATGAATAAAAGCCACTAAACGATTGAATTGATTAGTGGGGCATTGTAGGTTGAGTTTGGTGAGCTTAATTTAATGGTTAAAGATCttctattatttttcaaaaaatagaagaaaagttCTATGGTTTACTGTTATTTTGGCAACTTCTTCGTGTTTCACTTTAATGGTGTTCTTAGTATTCGTGGTTTAATGGTGGAATGAACCGAGACCGCAGAGAGTTCTCAAGAGGAAATGGTAGAGTCATCGTCGTGGTTCAGGACGAGTACCCAATTCTCATTGACTTTGAACCTCACTTGCGACTCCACTCTCGCAGTCCAGATCAATTCATAGAACAAGGTACGATCAAAGATTTCATCAAATCCACCGCCATGGCGACGACCTCAGTACTGATGATCACGACCTATTGTTGCAGCCTCTCCAACCCAACCGGATTCTTCTCCTTTTCGAATTCGATTTACTTGCACTTTAACCCAGAAACAATGCAATTGGGCTTTCGGCGTTTTCCTCCAATTCGAGTCCCTGGACAACTCTTTTTCCCAACCCAGATTCTAATTCCAATATCTTTAACGACATGCGCCGCTGCATCTCCCATCTCAAGCTACAGCTCGACCTCATTCTACTTTGCGGCTTAATCACTAGCTCCGCTCTCTGCCACATTGGGTGACCATCGTTGTCGCTCTAATTCCTGTCG
It encodes the following:
- the LOC122086076 gene encoding uncharacterized protein LOC122086076: MKCKRHPTDLSSGVGVCASCLRERLFALIVAQTRQQALIQAEAEAEAEDRRKSDSHHPPPLIFPRSVSPYIYRGSINEHHQFDPRFYTTTQVGPNSVPISAPNSTSFTAGAAPKKKHSKFSFFAFLFGSKSEEAEANGPHPRDPKVSRSRSPIPTSPSSPSSSQTWFSTLVPNRRKKQSRLFSVEDVNATDGGRRVSRRDDRGLSPVRTTVEEHYPEYDHSSGYSAECSPHQRKQGLQQPQPTPPQTTPTRDRRRGQHNRNASGLAVCFSPLVRGSPSRNPRNVGSSHVW